A segment of the Trichocoleus sp. FACHB-46 genome:
CTCCTGCTTCTCCTCTGGAAAACTCACTAGTCGCTCTAATTAGCAGGAAAGGACAGTTCGTCACAAACTTCTAAACTATGTTTTCTCAGGAAAATTTCATCTTTGCAATGTCGAATGCACATCGCCTAGAGCAGAAATTGCAAAGGTAAGGGTGCTCTACGGATCGTGATGCCGGTAAAGCACTGTTGGGGTCGCCTAGGTTAGAGAAGTTCAGGATTAAACTAGAGTTAGGGCAGGAAAGCTACTCATCAACAAAGTAGTGAACTGCAAGTGACGAAGCAGGCGGAAATCTTCTTGCCCAAACTCTAAATTTCAGTGATTTCTTACTTTACCCTGCAAATTTCAAGGCTTCGGTTTTAAGCATGCAAGTTCTCTTTAAAGTAGACCGACAGAGCCAAAATGCTCCAGCTTGGGTGCAGACTTACACTCTTGATGTTGATCCTGGCATGACAATTCTTGATTGCTTAAATCGCATCAAATGGGAGCAAGACGGTAGTTTAGCTTTTCGGAAAAACTGTCGCAATACAATTTGTGGCAGTTGCTCAATGCGAATTAATGGCCGTTCCGCATTGGCTTGTAAAGAAAATGTGGGTCATGAATTAGCTCGACTGCAACAAATTGCCAGTACAGCAGCATTAAACTCCCAGCCTGCTGAGAGTTTGCCAGAAATTACGATCGCGCCGATGGGCAACATGCCTGTGGTGAAAGATTTAGTGGTCGATATGCAGAGCTTTTGGAGCAATTTGAAAGCTGTCGATCCCTACGTCAGTACTGCGGCTCGGCAAGTCCCAGAACGGGAGTTTTTGCAGACCCCGGCTGAGCGATCGCGCCTCAACCAAACGGGCAACTGCATTCTCTGTGGCGCTTGTTATTCCGAATGCAATGCCCGCACCGTCAATCCTGATTTTGTCGGCCCCCACGCCTTAGCCAAGGCTTACCGCACCCTGGCAGACTCTCGCGACGTCAAGACCGCTGAGCGCCTTGAACAATACAATCAGGGGACAGAGGGCGTGTGGGGCTGTACTCGCTGCTTTTTCTGCAACTCGGTTTGCCCGATGGACGTGGCTCCAATGGACCAGATTGGGAACATCAAGCGAGAGATTCTAGCCAACCCTTCTGTAGAAGATAGCCGCCCAATTCGGCACCGTCGCACCTTGGTTGATTTGGTGAAGCAAGGAGGCTGGGTAGATGAGCGCCAATTTGGTCTGCGGGTCGTAACCAACTCCTTCCGGGATCTCCGAGGTTTAGTCACGATGGGGAAACTGGGTTTGCGGATGGTGCAGCGAGGCAAGTTCCCCTTTACGTTCCACGCTTCTGCTGGGGCTCCCCAAGTGCGATCGCTGATTGAGTCAGTGCAAAATTTAGCGGTAGAGTCAAAGCAGGTTAATTCCCAGCCTTAATCTGCTGATTCATCACATTCTTGCTATGAACGAAACAACTTCTACTCCCCCCCAGCCTACGGCCCCCCAAGCCACCCTAGGCGCTGACAACCGCTTTGAGCCTGCCTTCGGCTGGACCTTCTATGCGGAGCAAATCAACGGGCGATTTGCCATGATCGGCTTTGTCGCCTTGCTAATTCTGGAATTCTTTACGCATCAAGATTTTTGGACTTGGTTGGGCTTGCGATGAGCGGGGCTCGCTTACCTCTGGCTGCTTTGAGGAATAGCTTAGGGATGGGCTAACTCCTCACGATTGGTTTTGAGTTGTGAGGCAATCAAAGGAACCTTAGGAGCTAAGAAAAAGCCGATCAGACTAGCAAATAACACCGGGGTCAAGGTGCTAACTCCGGTTAATTTTGCCAACAAGATCGTAGTACTGACCGGGGTGCGAGTGACAGCTGCATTCATGCCTGCCATCGTACAAATCATGGCTAAAACTGGATTGACACCTGGAACTAACAGGGCGATCGCTTTGCCAATACAGGTGCCCGTAAAGAAAATAGGGATAATGAAGCCGCCCCGCCAGCCTCCTGTGACTGTAATGCTAATAGCGGCCATTTTGGCGCAGGCTAAGGCTAAAAGGGCTGTTGCGGTGAATTCAGTGGTGATGACGACACTGAGTTCGTGGTGGCCAAAGAAGCGGGTGAGGGGAAACAAAGTGGCGATCGCACCCAGTCCCAAACCTGCAATAGTCGTGCGGACGTAGATCGGTCCTCCGAAGCGGGCAAAGAACTGGTCACACAGCCGAAAAATGGTGATTAGCAGCCATCCTGCTGCTGCGCCAATAGCGCCATACAAAATGGCTAAAGCAAAATCGTCAATTTGGTCCAGGTTGTACTGGGGAAACTCCCAAGTTGGGGCCAAGCCTAAATGGGTAATCCCGGCAAACACAATGTAGCTAGCGCAACTAGCCACGATCGCTGGTAAAACCGCTTCGTAATACTCCGCCACGTGTTGATGATGCAAGATTTCTAGGGCAAACATGGCACCACCCAGAGGCGCACCGAATAAAGCAGTAAAGCCAGAGGCCATGCCAACTAAGCTCATGGTGCGGAGGTTTTCGCCTTGTAGCTGCCAGCGATCGCCCAGCCACGTCCCGACTGACCCAGTTACTTGCACTAGCGGAGCTTCTGGACCCGCACTCCCCCCGCTGGCAATGCTTAAGAGAGAAGACAAGATCATGGCAGGATTACGGCGCATATCCAGGCGTCCGCCTTGAAAGTGAATATTGTCCACAATCACAGCAATTTCACCTGGATTCCCTAGCCAGTAAATCACCAAACCAATTAGCAAACCCGCCAGAGGCATGATGAACAGAAGCACGGGACCTGTGAAGACCTCTAGGGCATGGGTCAGGAGTTCTAAAACATTCCAGTAGAGTGCCGCAAAGAGGCCCCCAGCCGCACCCACTGTCATCCATAGCAGTACCCAGCGAGACATGGTCAGGGGGTTGCGCTCACTCAGTTGAGCCAGCCAAGGTACTGCCCAATATGGCTTGGTTGCCCCTGTCGATCGCCGCTGAAATGGCACCGCTACTTCCTCCTGAAGAAACGCTTAAAAATGTTCAGTAGTAACCAAAATAGCGTGAAGCGGGAGCAGTATGGTGACGGCTCCCGCTTCAGGGCTGGTTGATTAGATTTAATTTAGGGATGGAGGAACTTGGCTACTTAAGTTGGGTTACTCAGGTTGGCTGAGCCACAACCAGCCACTCAAGTTGCAGCTTAATCGAAGTTAGAGGAGTTATCTCCCTCATCATCTGGGAAGTTAATGGGTTGGTAATCTACATAATCGCTCGGCTCCGCGTCTACGTTCGAGCGTCTTGAAGCACCCGAATTTTGCGGAGGACGAGGTCTACGAGTTTTTGGACCCCCATTGGTATCTCGATTGGCAGGACGAGAGGAGCCGTTACTGTTGGGGCGCGTTGGCCTTCTAGCAGGGCGATCATCCAAATCTACTGAAGCGTCTGAAATGTCGCTGTCTTCAACGGGTCGGCTTTCTGGACGAGGGCGAGGTCTTCGGGAACGCTCTCCGGGACCCAGTCTCTCATCTCGGCTAGGACGAATGGGTTGACGACGAGGCAGATCCTCTTCGTACTCATCTTCACGGGTCGCATAGCTGTCTCTAGAGCCGCGAATGCGCCGCCGATTGGCCCACTCTTCGTCGAATTGCGTTACGTCATCCAACTCAGCTTGATACACCCGACTCACGGGTCGCTCATCATCCACAATCGGAGTACTGCGTTTCGCTTGCTCAGTCGCAACACCCCGTAACCGAATGCTCTCTACAGCAAAGAAAATGGTTGTCCCGGCTAATAAAAACTGACCAAATTGTAGAATTGGGTCTTGTCGCCAGCCCTGGAAAAAGAGAATACCACCGCAAAGGAGCCCCACGGCGGCAAAGAAAATATCATGATCGCGGGCTAGACCTGGACGTACTGAGCGCAGAAAATAAAGCGCTGCTCCAGCGATAGCAAGAGCAATGCCCACCATGCTGCTCCAGCTAAGTCCGACGTTTACCATTGCCTTTCTCCTAAGTCAGTCCTATGTTAGCGAGTCTTGCTAAAAACCTCCGCCCTATGCTAGGTAAGCTGATTTTGGCTTGCCAGCGATCGCTGAGGGCTAACACTCGTAGGGTAGCGAACTTGTCTTGATTCTAGATTGGGTGCGATGTCGCACTAGGTTGCACTAATTATCTCTAAGGTAATCCATAGCTGAGCATAAAAAAACCTCAGTCTGTTAGCGTCAGACAACTTAAAGTTGCCTCTAACAGGGCTGAGGTTGAAATAGGCTGGCTTGAACTGCTGAAGCAGTCTGAGGGAAGTTTCAAAAAATGCTTGAAATCTTAGCTTTACAAATGAGTTCAGCCAATTAAGAGCGCTGAATTTTATCTTTCTGGCTGATGACGATCAGCCCTACGGTCGCGGGAATGACTACGATGGCAGCACCCCAAACCAGGCTCCATAAGAAATTAGCGAGTGAAGGAGTCATAGAGAGTCCTCGTCCTTGATTACAACCATGAGTTAGTTTTCATAATTGTAATGGTTTGTCATACCTTAGAGAAGTCACGCGCCGCTTTTGGCACTTTGCTCTGAGCAGTTTAAGAATGTACTTAGAAGCAATTGGATCAGCTAGAAGCACTCTGGTAGAGGCGATCGCTGCCTCAGACGGGCTCACCTACAGGTAGAATTAAGGAGTGAATTTAGTTACAAAGCTTAAAAATCCTCTACTCAACTCCGCGCTTATGACTTCTGCTGCACTTGCCACCTGGACGCTTGGCCCTTTATTGGGGTTAATGATCTTTTTATTTATCTTTCGGATTGTTCTAACTTGGTATCCCCAAGTTAATTTGAACCAATTTCCCTTCAATGTAGTGGCTTGGCCCACCGAGCCTTTCCTGCTGCCTTTGAGAAAGCTTGTGCCCCCAATTGGGGGAGTAGATATTACCCCGATTATTTGGGTGGGAATTTTTAGCTTGCTGCGCGAAATCTTATTGGGCCAGCAAGGACTCGTGACCATGCTGCTGCACTAGTCATGGTTCTGTAAACCTAGACCTCCGGAAAGTAGGGCGATCGCTGCTTCGGGATAGCTTGGTCGATACTTGGCATAGTCAACCGCCCTGTCCGAGAAACGGCTTAAGGGCTTGAGTGTATGGAGTGGGGCGGTGTCCATTACTTTGAGTTTTGCATTACATCAAGCACAAAGTTGGTGTAAACCTCGCCTCGGTTGAACTCTGGGGTTTCCAAAATTCGCTGATGGAAGCCGATGGTAGTGGGTAGGCCTGTCACAGCGCATTCCCGTAATGCCCGTTTCATGCGTCTAATGGCAGAGGGGCGATCGGGTGCCCAAACAATCAACTTGCCAATCAAGGAGTCGTAGTAGGGCGGAATGTCATAGTCTGTATACACATGCGAATCCATCCGCACACCGGGTCCCCCTGGTGGCAAGTAACCACTGATGCGACCTGGACTGGGGCGGAAGTTAAAGTCTGGATCTTCTGCGTTTACCCGACATTCGATCGCATGACCTTTGAGTACCACCTGCTCTTGGGTCAGTCTGAGTTTTTCCCCCTGAGCGATGCGAATTTGCTCCGCAATCAAATCGAGTCCAGTAATCATCTCTGTAACTGGATGCTCTACCTGAATGCGGGTATTCATTTCCATGAAGTAGAAATTCCCCGTTTGATCTAGGAGAAATTCAACCGTACCCGCTCCCACGTAATTGATCGATTGAGCTACCCGAACCGCTGCCGCTCCCATCTTCTCGCGGAGTTCTTGGCTCAGGGCGGGACTTGGCGCTTCTTCTAACAACTTTTGGTGGCGGCGCTGAATGGAACAGTCGCGCTCGCCTAAATGGATGACATTGCCAGAACTGTCAGCCAAAATTTGAAATTCAATATGGCGGGGTCGCTCAATAAATTTCTCTAGATAAACTCCACCGTTACCGAAGGCTGCCTCAGCTTCACCTTGGGCAGCCATGAACAGTTTGTTCAGCTCGCTTTCCTCAAGAACTAGTCGCATCCCCCGACCGCCACCTCCGGCAGTCGCCTTGATCATGACGGGATAGCCAATTTTGCGAGCGATCGCTAAAGCTTCTTGGTCATCTGTCAGAAGTCCATCGCTACCTGGAACCGTAGGTACACCAGCGCGCTGAGCGGTCTCCTTGGCAGTAGATTTGTCGCCCATCAAACGAATCGCCTCGGGCGAAGGCCCAATGAAGGCAATTTGGTGATCCGCGCAGATCTCCGCAAAGCGGGCGTTCTCTGCTAAAAAGCCATAGCCTGGGTGGATGGCGGTGGCATTTCGAGTCAAAGCTGCCGCAATGATATTGGGGATGTTTAGGTAACTTTTGCCACTGGGTGGTTCGCCAATGCAAACAGCTTCATCTGCTAACTGCACATGGAGCGCATGGCGATCAACCGTAGAGTGAACCGCAACTGTCGCAATCCCCATTTCTTCACAAGTCCGGAGAATGCGGAGGGCGATTTCCCCTCGATTTGCAATCAGAATTTTTGAAAAAAGCATCTTCCAGCTTTAAGGTCAATAAATGAGTAAAATAAAGCTTTCTGAGGCGCTCTGGAAGACACCTTGACGGCGAAACCAAACCCAGGAACTTACACGAAAACCTCAGACCGGAAACTGATCGTATCACGCTGGGGTAGCTTAACTAAAGCGAAGTGCGCCTAGAACTTCAAGATAGAGTTGCATTTCCTTCATCTGCACTGGGTTGCGATCGCCTCTGAAGAAAATATTTCAGAGTTCTTCAAAATTTTGATCCAAAAGTCAGTTTATGAGCTATTCTAGGTAACCGGAGGAAATCAAGGGCATTTGCACCTTGGCAGCCTCTAAAACCACGCGGATGTGGTGGAATTGGTAGACACGCACGCTTGAGGGGCGTGTGGCTCACGCCTTGCGAGTTCGAGTCTCGCCATCCGCATATTTAACCATTCTGTGTTTTGGAGTTTCAGCTCTCTATTTCTTGATTCTTTGCCTCCTAAGCATTTCCTGTTTATGATCGGAGGAAGAATGAAAAGATTTGTAAAGAGCTTTGACTTCCACTATTAAACCTAACAAAAGCATTACTCTACCAGCGCCCTGGTACGCTTTAGATCCTCTCTGGCAGGATGAGGGCGTGGGCATTCAACAAGGATTGCCGCATGCTCAGTTAGCTCCTGCTTGGCAGATGCTTTTGTTGGGAGACGGTTCTCCGACCAAACATCTACAGTTGCTAACGGGTGAGCCTACTGAAGTAGATGTGATTGATATGTCCTTGATTGGTATGGACTCAGATGGAGCGCCCGCTCAAATCCAACTGATTCCAGGACCCCGTTTAAGGAGACAAGTTTGGTTGCGCACAGCTTCCGGGCAAAGACTGGCCTATGCGGCTTCTTGGTGGGAGGCGAGCCATGTAGACGAGTATCTGCAAAATCGCTCACTGCCGATTTGGGCGAGTTTGGCCCGCTTACGCACTGAGTTATATCGGGATGTGCAAGGAGTTTATTACGGTCATTCTGCAGTTTTAGAGTCTGCGTTTGAGCAAACGGGGCCTTTTTGGGGACGTCACTATTTGTTCTGGCATCATGGACAGCCGCTAACGCTGATCTATGAGGTGTTTTCGCCTTATTTACAGCGCTATTTGGGAGCGATGAAGCTGGACTAACTCCGTCCGGCGGTCTTGATTTTCTTGGTTACTAAGAGACGGATAACCGCCCGAAATGCAGGGTTATCCTGCGTCTGCTCGGCAAGGAATGGGAACTCTGGGGGTTGAGTTTAGAACTAGTCCGCGTTCACAGCAATTCCCTCTCCAGTACTTGCCACCATGACTCAAATGCCCCTCCAGTGTCAGAGCCTGCCAGATCAGGTTGATTCTCTGCTGCAACTGTTGCACCACGAACCGTCGCTCCGTACCCAGCAAGATATCACCGTCATTCAATCGTCCCTGAAAAAAGCGATCGCTCCTAAATTCCAGATCGTGTTTGCGGGGGCGTTTAGTGCCGGGAAGTCGATGTTGATCAACGCCCTGCTAGAACGCGAGTTGCTCTACAGCGCTGAAGGCCACGCCACCGGAACCGAGTGCTATGTCGAATATGCCGAGCCAGATCAGGAGCGAGTGGTGCTCACGTTTCTCAGTGAAGCCGAGATTCGGGAGCAGGCTCAGGCACTCTGCCAACGCTTAGGGCTAACGGCAGCGATCGCTATTGATCAGCCGGAAGTAATGGGTCTGCTGCACCAAGGCTGTCAGGCAATTATTCAACAGGAAGGTGGCGAAAGTAAGTCAGAGCGGGCCAAGCAAGCCAAAGCGTTGATTTTGCTGATGGAGGGGTTTATGGCAAACCGCGATCGCCTACACCCTACCAATCACGCCACCTACTCAATGGAGCAGTTCAACTTCTCTAGCCTCAAAGAAGCCGCTAGTTTTGCTCGTCGGGGTAGCAATAGCTCAGTTCTGAGGCGGATCGAGTACTACTGCCATCACCCCTTGTTGCAAGATGGCAACGTCTTGGTAGACATGCCCGGAATTGATGCTCCGGTGAAAAAAGATGCCGAGCTGACCTACCGCAAAATTGAAGACTCCGATACGTCAGCCGTGGTTTGTGTCCTAAAACCTGCGGCGGCGGGAGACATGACCACGGAAGAAACCGAACTGCTAGAAAAGATGCGGAGTAATATCGGCATTCGCGATCGCGTCTTCTATGTGTTTAACCGCATTGATGAAACTTGGTACAACAGCCAACTGCGGCAACGGCTGGATGATTTGGTGTATGCCCAATTCCAAGATTCAAGCAGAGTTTACAAAACCAGTGGTTTGCTGGGCTTTTATGGCAGCCAGATTAAGCAAACTAGGGTTGGCGATCGCTTTGGCCTCGATTCTGTCTTTGCGGAGAGCATCAAGGGCTTGGATGGGCAGGAAGAAACGCCGCAGTTTGTGAATGAATTCAACCGTTACTGCGCCAACTCTGGCAAGCTGGCCTCCAGTCGCTTCCGCATTTCGGTCAACAGCTACGAAACACCCAACGAAAACTACGTGCGGATTCTGCAAGAGTCGGGCGCGCCTCTGGTGGAGCAGTTGATTCAAGACAGCGGCATTGAGGAATTCCGCACAGCGATCACCCGCTACCTCACCGAGGAAAAGCGCCCGCAACTGTTCGCTAACCTAGCCGATGATTTGCAACCGCTCTGTATTAATCTCCGCAATCACTATCTCGCAGCTCGGCGGGAGCTAGACAGCCAACCCCGCGCGATCGATGCGATGAAAGCTCGTGAACTGGAGCATCTGGGGCATGAGTTGAAGCAAATTGGAGCCGATTTTTCTCAAGCGATCGCCCAAGAAGTAAATGCGATCGCCGGAGATGTCACCAATGCGACGTTTGAGGCAGCGTTCATCAGGCTCAAAGCCCGCATGGTCAGCCGTCTGGATGAGTTGCTAAATACGTTCTCGGTGGCAGATGCTTACAGTCGCGCCACGCTCAGCCATCCTCGCAATGCCACAGCCCCTCTGATGGCGATTTTGGTGGAGGCGTTCTACTATTTGGCAAATGAGCTAGAAACCGTTTTAGTCGAGGCATCTCAAGCGGTAGTGGTTGCCTTTTTCCAATACTTGACGGAGCAGGTTCGCAAATCAGACTACTACCGCAAGCTCTATCGCTTACTAGGCAATGATGGCGGCATTGAGGCCCAACTGAAGCATCTAGAAGCGCAAGTCCGACACGCGATCGCGAACCAAGCTCGGATTGAGTGCGATCGCTATGTGCGCGAAACTCCGCAGTTTTTTGGTGATTCGCCGTTCTTTTTCCAACTGCGCCAAACGTTGCAACAAACTTCTCAAGGGTATGACTGCGAAAGTATGGCTGAGGCAGAACCCGCAATTCGCCAATTGCTGAAGCTAGATTTTGAGCC
Coding sequences within it:
- the accC gene encoding acetyl-CoA carboxylase biotin carboxylase subunit, producing MLFSKILIANRGEIALRILRTCEEMGIATVAVHSTVDRHALHVQLADEAVCIGEPPSGKSYLNIPNIIAAALTRNATAIHPGYGFLAENARFAEICADHQIAFIGPSPEAIRLMGDKSTAKETAQRAGVPTVPGSDGLLTDDQEALAIARKIGYPVMIKATAGGGGRGMRLVLEESELNKLFMAAQGEAEAAFGNGGVYLEKFIERPRHIEFQILADSSGNVIHLGERDCSIQRRHQKLLEEAPSPALSQELREKMGAAAVRVAQSINYVGAGTVEFLLDQTGNFYFMEMNTRIQVEHPVTEMITGLDLIAEQIRIAQGEKLRLTQEQVVLKGHAIECRVNAEDPDFNFRPSPGRISGYLPPGGPGVRMDSHVYTDYDIPPYYDSLIGKLIVWAPDRPSAIRRMKRALRECAVTGLPTTIGFHQRILETPEFNRGEVYTNFVLDVMQNSK
- a CDS encoding chorismate lyase, with product MTSTIKPNKSITLPAPWYALDPLWQDEGVGIQQGLPHAQLAPAWQMLLLGDGSPTKHLQLLTGEPTEVDVIDMSLIGMDSDGAPAQIQLIPGPRLRRQVWLRTASGQRLAYAASWWEASHVDEYLQNRSLPIWASLARLRTELYRDVQGVYYGHSAVLESAFEQTGPFWGRHYLFWHHGQPLTLIYEVFSPYLQRYLGAMKLD
- a CDS encoding chlorophyll a/b-binding protein — translated: MNETTSTPPQPTAPQATLGADNRFEPAFGWTFYAEQINGRFAMIGFVALLILEFFTHQDFWTWLGLR
- a CDS encoding dynamin-like GTPase family protein; this encodes MTQMPLQCQSLPDQVDSLLQLLHHEPSLRTQQDITVIQSSLKKAIAPKFQIVFAGAFSAGKSMLINALLERELLYSAEGHATGTECYVEYAEPDQERVVLTFLSEAEIREQAQALCQRLGLTAAIAIDQPEVMGLLHQGCQAIIQQEGGESKSERAKQAKALILLMEGFMANRDRLHPTNHATYSMEQFNFSSLKEAASFARRGSNSSVLRRIEYYCHHPLLQDGNVLVDMPGIDAPVKKDAELTYRKIEDSDTSAVVCVLKPAAAGDMTTEETELLEKMRSNIGIRDRVFYVFNRIDETWYNSQLRQRLDDLVYAQFQDSSRVYKTSGLLGFYGSQIKQTRVGDRFGLDSVFAESIKGLDGQEETPQFVNEFNRYCANSGKLASSRFRISVNSYETPNENYVRILQESGAPLVEQLIQDSGIEEFRTAITRYLTEEKRPQLFANLADDLQPLCINLRNHYLAARRELDSQPRAIDAMKARELEHLGHELKQIGADFSQAIAQEVNAIAGDVTNATFEAAFIRLKARMVSRLDELLNTFSVADAYSRATLSHPRNATAPLMAILVEAFYYLANELETVLVEASQAVVVAFFQYLTEQVRKSDYYRKLYRLLGNDGGIEAQLKHLEAQVRHAIANQARIECDRYVRETPQFFGDSPFFFQLRQTLQQTSQGYDCESMAEAEPAIRQLLKLDFEPKVSATIRRNFRQTLNQTLKTHLLPMAEQQADAIFQQYDHARAYLEQTLEKEAEEKILRNQRLLTEVDHNIATYNQAVEAINSCLQAMQLRDRQLPFISTPDLDQTVPAAYNSETFDFGSSNGTQTSVTETNANLA
- a CDS encoding YggT family protein; this encodes MTSAALATWTLGPLLGLMIFLFIFRIVLTWYPQVNLNQFPFNVVAWPTEPFLLPLRKLVPPIGGVDITPIIWVGIFSLLREILLGQQGLVTMLLH
- a CDS encoding Ycf66 family protein; amino-acid sequence: MVNVGLSWSSMVGIALAIAGAALYFLRSVRPGLARDHDIFFAAVGLLCGGILFFQGWRQDPILQFGQFLLAGTTIFFAVESIRLRGVATEQAKRSTPIVDDERPVSRVYQAELDDVTQFDEEWANRRRIRGSRDSYATREDEYEEDLPRRQPIRPSRDERLGPGERSRRPRPRPESRPVEDSDISDASVDLDDRPARRPTRPNSNGSSRPANRDTNGGPKTRRPRPPQNSGASRRSNVDAEPSDYVDYQPINFPDDEGDNSSNFD
- the psbX gene encoding photosystem II reaction center X protein, translated to MTPSLANFLWSLVWGAAIVVIPATVGLIVISQKDKIQRS
- a CDS encoding chloride channel protein yields the protein MPFQRRSTGATKPYWAVPWLAQLSERNPLTMSRWVLLWMTVGAAGGLFAALYWNVLELLTHALEVFTGPVLLFIMPLAGLLIGLVIYWLGNPGEIAVIVDNIHFQGGRLDMRRNPAMILSSLLSIASGGSAGPEAPLVQVTGSVGTWLGDRWQLQGENLRTMSLVGMASGFTALFGAPLGGAMFALEILHHQHVAEYYEAVLPAIVASCASYIVFAGITHLGLAPTWEFPQYNLDQIDDFALAILYGAIGAAAGWLLITIFRLCDQFFARFGGPIYVRTTIAGLGLGAIATLFPLTRFFGHHELSVVITTEFTATALLALACAKMAAISITVTGGWRGGFIIPIFFTGTCIGKAIALLVPGVNPVLAMICTMAGMNAAVTRTPVSTTILLAKLTGVSTLTPVLFASLIGFFLAPKVPLIASQLKTNREELAHP
- a CDS encoding succinate dehydrogenase/fumarate reductase iron-sulfur subunit — protein: MQVLFKVDRQSQNAPAWVQTYTLDVDPGMTILDCLNRIKWEQDGSLAFRKNCRNTICGSCSMRINGRSALACKENVGHELARLQQIASTAALNSQPAESLPEITIAPMGNMPVVKDLVVDMQSFWSNLKAVDPYVSTAARQVPEREFLQTPAERSRLNQTGNCILCGACYSECNARTVNPDFVGPHALAKAYRTLADSRDVKTAERLEQYNQGTEGVWGCTRCFFCNSVCPMDVAPMDQIGNIKREILANPSVEDSRPIRHRRTLVDLVKQGGWVDERQFGLRVVTNSFRDLRGLVTMGKLGLRMVQRGKFPFTFHASAGAPQVRSLIESVQNLAVESKQVNSQP